AGAGAAACAGAGGGTGGGTTAAAGAGATGGCATTCGACAAGCACCCCTTGCTTTGCCAATGCTTTGCCTATTTGGAGAGCGAAGCCAGCGCCCAAGGAATGCCCGCCTATGCACACATTGCTGCTGCCAAACCTGCCGACGACCGAATTCAGCGCTTCCAATGCTCCGCCAAACCTGACAGAACCCTTCAAGCTTTCCAAAGCAAGGAAGCGGAGGTCGTCCTCTAGATCTCTCCTAATTGTCGGGCTCCTCAGTAATGTCCCCCTGAGGGCGAGTACAGCCTTGGGAGCTCCGCTCGGTCTCAGCAGCATGAAATCGGATAGAGCAGCAGAGCGGTCCCATTCTAGTATTGCGCCGTAGATGGAGCCATCCCTCTCATCCACCAGGGTCTGTGTCAGCTTGTATTTGAAGGGCTTCCACCACTTCGGAGCAAGACCGTTCTCCTCGCTCCTTTTATCTTGTCTGTCGAGTTCCAGCAAGTATACTGCCTGTACGAAACAAGCTATCACCATCCTCTTGTAATTTGGATCCCTCCTGGTAAAACAGATATACAAGAGCTAGAGTTAGTACATTATCCTTCAGTGAATCTTGAGGACCTGAAGCAGTCAAGACATTAGAATTAGAAACAAAGAGAATATCACTGGAAGGACATTACTTAAGCTGAAACTAGTAGTAAGATATAATTGCATATTATTTCTTGAAGAACTTTGTATGTTAAGAATATCTGCAGAAAAGCTGGTGGGAACAAGAAAAGCCCAGATAGCCACAGTCAGCAAGCGAGATAAACATAAAATGTGAAGCAAATGTCCATGAGCGCGCGGATATGACCCAGTGTCTCATTTCCATCCGTCTTTACGCTATGTGCTCAGCCATCATACCAGCAAAATCCAATTTCAGAATCCTTCTTGTGATTATTTGACAATTGGAAGCAACAAAAGAGAGGAAACTCTTGTTTTACAAGATTAGTTTTCTCTTTTTATTGCTGGAGAAGTGAggggaaaggaagagaaaatgGGTGTGGATAGACATCTtcttcatcaaaaaataaaaaaagaaatgaaacacAGAACCCACTCGATAGAATCCAAGTAAAAGAAGAATGGTGAGCAGAGAGACGAACCAGCTGGAACGAATTAGATCTCTCCAGTTGGGAGAGGCGAGGTTGCGAGGACCCGACACGTGGAAATCGTATGGATGCCCCTCCACCTCCGCCGCTTCCACTCCCTTGTTTCCTTCTCCACTCTTCTCTTCCACCGCGCTCTTATCCATTTCAACCGCACCTTCCGCctcccctccttcttctcctccttcgcctGCTCTTATCTTCATCATTCTTCTTCCGTcgatcagagagagagagagagagagagactgatCGGGAAAGTTCAAACCGACCCTGAGAACTAAGCAGCACGCAGCGCTCGCTAGAAGAGAACAACGGTCGAAAAAGGCATTAATGGGGAATGGAATGCGACGGAGCGTGGTATATGCTCTCTTcttggattcttctttctaGGATTCTACACTACTACCCGAGTGGGCCTCGGCTTGTGACTTTTTCTTAGCTGAATAATTTAATCCTTGTTGTTCGGGGCGTTCGTGCGTCCGGTAGCGGAAACGTGTGGAGGGGTTAGAATTCGAAATCGCGCTCCCAACGGTCGTCTTTTGaaggacaagaaaaaaaaaaaaaggaaaagtgcCAACTCTCCCTAAATCTTAATGTCCACAATTATAATGTTCACAATAATGATGATGACGGGCCTACCTGGCCTTCGAGGGCTACAGGATTTTCATCTATAATTATTTTCACGTATATCtcaacaaattattttttttttccatctgcACGAACACTATGTCATTCAATATTATCAAGGAATGagctatttaaaattaaaataaccaaaatatccataacacaataaaaatagatatgtaaaaaaataatttataaagatatatacaaataataaattttctaggatatatatatgatttcatatatttataaggatatatatttaatttttttttactgaaaATACTAGTTAAACTAACATTATCGAGTAGACTATAACGATGAGGTTAGACatgcaataaaaaataatttataaatgtgtatatctaaataaaaaaacaaaggcATACAtacaattttaaatatttataaagatatatatgccaaaaagaaactttttttaaaagcaTATGTCACAAGAATGCAATGAATTCAATGTTTGTTCATTCATCAATGCTTTTAAAAGCCCTAAAATAACCAAAAAAGTAGTCAATTGTCAAATTGTTTTGAGGGCttgtaaaaaagaaaatcaactacATATTTCTCTAGaatttataaaaacaaaaaattcaaggATTCCTAGGTCCCATTATCTGCCTAGATTTCCACCTAAACATATATGGATGTAGCTTACAAGCTAAATCCATCTAAAAAACTATTCAAAGCA
This is a stretch of genomic DNA from Phoenix dactylifera cultivar Barhee BC4 chromosome 9, palm_55x_up_171113_PBpolish2nd_filt_p, whole genome shotgun sequence. It encodes these proteins:
- the LOC103701740 gene encoding GDSL esterase/lipase At4g10955-like, with the protein product MMKIRAGEGGEEGGEAEGAVEMDKSAVEEKSGEGNKGVEAAEVEGHPYDFHVSGPRNLASPNWRDLIRSSWRDPNYKRMVIACFVQAVYLLELDRQDKRSEENGLAPKWWKPFKYKLTQTLVDERDGSIYGAILEWDRSAALSDFMLLRPSGAPKAVLALRGTLLRSPTIRRDLEDDLRFLALESLKGSVRFGGALEALNSVVGRFGSSNVCIGGHSLGAGFALQIGKALAKQGVLVECHLFNPPSVSLAMSLRSIGEKVGSVWKRIRAAMPPSGEEAKDSKAGQKRLRTETKKWVPHLYVNSSDYICCYYTDCAGVAADVTTDKPKMKDTIGDAAAKLFVMSKGPQKFLEAHGLEQWWSDDMELQVAVHQSKLIDRQLRSLYAVPPPPTPAKS